The sequence below is a genomic window from Rudanella lutea DSM 19387.
AACGAACTACTTGCTGGAATTAGGCAACTGTTCACTGCCATTGCCAACTGCTCACTGTTGGTTGCTCACTGTTAGCTGTTCACTGTTCATTGTTAGTTGCTCACTGTTGGTTGTTCACTGTTCGTTGCTCACTGATCACCGCTCTACTACCATGAACTTTCCGCTTAAAACGATCCTGATTGACGACGAAGCGTTGGCCATTTCGCGCCTGAAACGGTTATTGGGCAAACAGCCCGGTGTGTTTTCGGTGATTGGCGAAGCCGCTAACGGGGCCGAGGGGTTGGCCCTGGTTGAGGCTCAACGGCCCGATGTGATCTTCCTCGATATTGAAATGCCCCTGCTCAACGGGTTCGAAATGCTCGCGCGCCTGACCTACATGCCGCTCGTTATTTTTGCGACGGCATACGACCAATACGCTATCCGGGCGTTTGAGGAGCACTCCATAGATTACCTGCTTAAGCCGATTGAGGCCGAGCGGCTGGAGCGGACGATCCATAAAATCAGGTCGGTGGTGGAGCTGGGAAGTCGGTCGGAAAGCGCCAATCACTTTCCCAATGCCGACAATCTGTTCAAGTTGCTCGAACGGATGCAGCCCAAAAGGGAAATTCACTCGATTTCTGTCAAAACAGGGGATAAAATCAAGCTTATCCCGCTACCTGAGATTGCGTTTTTCGAAGCCGAAGACAAATACGTATTCCTCTCGACCACCGACGGGCAGAAGTTTCTGACTTCCTATACCATCACCACCTTATCCGAAAAGCTCCCCGATACGTTTGTCCGGATCAGCCGTTCGGCTTTGGTCAATGTACACCGCATCAGCGAGGTCGTGAAGCATTTCGACGGTAAGTTTCTGATTGTCCTGAGCGACAAAAAAGGCACCAAACTCACCAGTGGTTCTACGTACGCTGAGGCCGTTAAAAGCTTATTGGAAATCTGATTGGCTTTACCGTTTATGGTTGGTTGTCAAATTATGTGGAAGTCGTGTGGCTACGGCCGAACCGTCGGACCGCAAAGGGCAGAGCTACACAGGATGCCGGGTCGCTACAAAAATTGTCAGACAATCGTTTTAACCAAAAACGATGAACTAAAAACCCTAAACCAAGCTATTCGACCACGCTTTCAGCCGCGAGCCGGCTTCGCGGAGCATGGCATCGTCTTTGGCAAAACAAAAACGCAGCATCCGGTAGTCGCGTCGGTCGT
It includes:
- a CDS encoding LytR/AlgR family response regulator transcription factor; amino-acid sequence: MNFPLKTILIDDEALAISRLKRLLGKQPGVFSVIGEAANGAEGLALVEAQRPDVIFLDIEMPLLNGFEMLARLTYMPLVIFATAYDQYAIRAFEEHSIDYLLKPIEAERLERTIHKIRSVVELGSRSESANHFPNADNLFKLLERMQPKREIHSISVKTGDKIKLIPLPEIAFFEAEDKYVFLSTTDGQKFLTSYTITTLSEKLPDTFVRISRSALVNVHRISEVVKHFDGKFLIVLSDKKGTKLTSGSTYAEAVKSLLEI